One Bradyrhizobium manausense DNA segment encodes these proteins:
- a CDS encoding cob(I)yrinic acid a,c-diamide adenosyltransferase, with the protein MVVLNRIYTKTGDDGTTALGTGERRPKYDLRITAYGTVDETNAAIGVVRLHTRDAPELDAMLGRIQNDLFDLGADLAVPEREGQGTKRAERLRVVASQVERLEHDIDALNDKLAPLTSFVLPGGTPAAAYLHVARTICRRAERVMVELAAQPGELVGPAGIQYMNRLSDFLFVASRATNHNGAGDVLWVPGQNR; encoded by the coding sequence ATGGTCGTGCTCAACCGCATCTATACGAAGACCGGTGACGACGGCACGACAGCGCTCGGAACCGGCGAGCGCCGTCCGAAATATGATCTGCGCATTACGGCTTACGGCACGGTCGACGAGACCAATGCCGCGATCGGTGTGGTGCGGCTTCACACCAGGGATGCGCCGGAGCTCGATGCGATGCTCGGCCGCATCCAGAACGATCTGTTCGATCTCGGCGCTGATCTCGCGGTGCCCGAGCGCGAGGGCCAAGGAACTAAAAGAGCAGAGCGGCTGCGGGTGGTCGCGAGCCAGGTCGAACGGCTCGAGCACGATATCGACGCGCTGAACGACAAGCTCGCGCCGCTCACCTCATTCGTGCTCCCGGGTGGCACGCCGGCCGCCGCCTACCTCCATGTCGCTCGCACGATTTGCCGCAGGGCGGAACGGGTGATGGTGGAACTGGCAGCCCAGCCCGGTGAGCTGGTCGGCCCGGCTGGCATCCAGTATATGAATCGCCTGTCGGACTTCCTGTTCGTGGCCAGCCGCGCAACCAACCACAATGGCGCCGGCGACGTGCTCTGGGTTCCGGGCCAGAACCGCTGA
- a CDS encoding twin transmembrane helix small protein: MASLLSTFILPIAVAAVAVVLLLGLVNMMRGGSPNTSQKLMRLRVLLQFIAIVIAMVAVWAMGH; encoded by the coding sequence ATGGCATCTCTCCTGAGTACTTTCATCCTGCCGATCGCCGTGGCCGCCGTGGCGGTGGTGCTGCTGCTCGGTCTCGTCAACATGATGCGTGGCGGTTCGCCCAACACCTCGCAGAAATTGATGCGCCTGCGCGTGCTGCTTCAGTTCATCGCGATCGTCATTGCCATGGTCGCTGTCTGGGCGATGGGGCATTAA
- a CDS encoding YihY/virulence factor BrkB family protein, translated as MKAIRTIYVIVEDAFYTFLADDGWAIASHIALSTLMALFPFLIVLTSLAGFFGSKELADQAAGLMLQVWPKQVADSLSGEIHDVLTTTRTGVLTIGAVLSVYFASNGVEALRVALNRAYAVVEMRRWYWLRLESIGYTLVAAFTALAMAFLIVLGPLLIEAARRHIPLFVDSNESILTWIRYGITIGALVVALFILHAWLPAGRRGFFQILPGIVFTMGASLISGIVFGQYLARFANNYVTMYAGLASVIIALVFLYFIAAIFVFGGELNAAIIKSRLPHGVSLQAAQSLKPAGTQA; from the coding sequence GTGAAGGCAATCCGCACCATCTACGTCATCGTGGAAGACGCCTTCTACACGTTCCTGGCCGACGACGGCTGGGCGATCGCGAGCCATATCGCGCTGTCGACGCTGATGGCACTGTTCCCATTCCTGATCGTGCTGACGTCGCTGGCTGGCTTCTTCGGCTCCAAGGAGCTTGCCGACCAGGCGGCGGGACTCATGCTGCAGGTTTGGCCGAAGCAAGTGGCGGACTCGCTGTCCGGCGAGATCCACGACGTGCTGACCACCACCCGCACGGGCGTGCTGACGATCGGCGCGGTGCTGTCGGTCTATTTCGCCTCGAACGGCGTCGAGGCGCTCAGAGTGGCGCTGAACCGCGCCTATGCAGTGGTGGAGATGCGGCGCTGGTACTGGCTGCGGCTGGAATCGATCGGCTACACGCTGGTCGCAGCCTTCACCGCGCTCGCCATGGCGTTTCTGATCGTGCTCGGCCCGCTCCTCATCGAGGCGGCGCGGCGCCACATTCCGCTGTTCGTCGACTCCAACGAGAGCATCCTCACCTGGATACGCTACGGCATCACCATCGGTGCGCTGGTGGTGGCGCTGTTCATTCTGCATGCCTGGCTGCCGGCGGGACGGCGCGGCTTCTTCCAGATCCTGCCCGGCATCGTCTTCACGATGGGAGCCTCGCTGATCTCTGGCATCGTGTTCGGACAATATCTGGCGCGCTTCGCCAACAATTACGTGACGATGTATGCGGGGCTCGCTTCCGTGATCATCGCACTGGTGTTTCTGTATTTCATCGCCGCGATCTTCGTCTTCGGCGGCGAGCTCAATGCCGCGATCATCAAATCGCGGCTTCCTCACGGCGTCTCGCTTCAAGCAGCGCAGTCGCTAAAGCCCGCGGGGACACAGGCTTGA
- a CDS encoding ATP-binding protein — translation MAAKTRAARTTRKSRQPPRKRSGTAGRLRKRGTKPVTPDVIQAALAAFAHEVRTPLTGILAISDLLSTSDLGERERRWADTIKAGAEHLANLATLFVDAAKTGKGPGGSTLRQDLFDLRALARSTGDSLAGRAAAKGLQAEVEISDKLPGLVVGDPVRLRAALENLIDNAVKFTDQGGVAISAAPWRPAKGKAGGKANKTTRKVGVAFAVSDSGIGLTMAEIKRLFRPFTQANVTIASRFGGAGLGLSSVKQLAHAMGGDITVAPRRGGGATFTLTVTLDAAGPAKARRAEGDEADALAALRVLSVEDNPFGRVVLNTILTELGHHAEFIGRGEDAVTRLAQGGFDAVLMDMVLPGIDGVEAIKRIRTMQAPLAQIPIIGVSGRGEDEAASREAGADAFLVKPVSPRALATALLEARRREEAAI, via the coding sequence ATGGCGGCGAAAACGCGCGCGGCGCGCACCACGCGAAAGTCCAGGCAACCGCCTCGGAAGCGGTCCGGGACGGCCGGGAGGTTGCGTAAGCGCGGCACCAAGCCCGTCACGCCGGACGTAATCCAGGCGGCACTTGCGGCCTTTGCCCACGAGGTTCGCACGCCCTTGACCGGCATTCTCGCGATCAGCGACCTGCTTTCGACCTCTGATCTCGGCGAGCGCGAGCGGCGCTGGGCCGATACCATCAAAGCCGGTGCCGAGCATCTGGCGAACCTTGCCACGCTGTTCGTCGATGCCGCCAAGACCGGCAAGGGTCCGGGCGGCAGCACCCTGCGGCAGGATCTGTTCGATCTGCGGGCGCTTGCCCGCAGCACGGGCGATTCGCTTGCCGGCCGCGCCGCCGCCAAGGGTCTCCAGGCCGAGGTCGAGATCTCCGACAAGCTGCCCGGACTCGTGGTCGGCGATCCCGTTCGCCTTCGCGCCGCGCTCGAGAACCTGATCGACAATGCCGTCAAATTCACCGATCAGGGCGGTGTGGCGATCTCGGCCGCGCCCTGGCGTCCGGCCAAAGGCAAAGCAGGCGGCAAGGCCAATAAGACCACGCGCAAGGTTGGCGTTGCCTTTGCTGTGTCCGACAGCGGCATCGGCCTGACCATGGCCGAGATCAAGCGGCTGTTCCGTCCGTTCACGCAGGCCAATGTCACCATCGCCTCGCGCTTCGGCGGCGCCGGGCTCGGCCTGTCCTCGGTGAAGCAACTGGCGCACGCGATGGGCGGCGACATCACGGTCGCGCCGCGGCGTGGTGGCGGCGCCACCTTCACCCTGACCGTCACGCTCGATGCGGCGGGGCCGGCGAAGGCACGCAGGGCTGAAGGCGATGAAGCCGATGCGCTGGCGGCGCTGCGCGTGCTCAGCGTCGAGGACAATCCCTTCGGCCGTGTCGTGCTCAATACGATCCTGACCGAGCTTGGTCATCATGCCGAGTTCATCGGACGCGGCGAGGATGCGGTGACCCGCCTCGCGCAAGGTGGTTTCGATGCGGTGCTGATGGATATGGTCTTGCCGGGCATCGACGGCGTCGAGGCCATCAAGCGGATCCGCACGATGCAGGCGCCGCTGGCTCAGATCCCGATTATCGGCGTGTCCGGCCGAGGCGAGGACGAGGCAGCCTCGCGCGAGGCCGGCGCCGATGCCTTCCTGGTCAAGCCTGTGTCCCCGCGGGCTTTAGCGACTGCGCTGCTTGAAGCGAGACGCCGTGAGGAAGCCGCGATTTGA
- the gluQRS gene encoding tRNA glutamyl-Q(34) synthetase GluQRS, translated as MAPPVFRFAPSPNGHLHLGHAYSALLNLDRARESGGRLLLRIEDIDATRCRPEYETAIYQDLAWLGIVWETPVRRQSEHLADYRAALEQLSALGLVYPAFESRAEIAKLVAAREADGPWPRDPDGAPLYPGDAKSLPAGERSRLIDSGAPYALRLDMAAACRRLSGLTWNELGEGPEGERGTVAARPEAWGDVVLARKETPTSYHLSVVVDDALQGVSEIVRGQDLFHATSVHRLLQALLGLPEPAYRHHPLIRDAEGRKLSKSDRSTGLRELRAAGSSPAGIRLFVGLG; from the coding sequence ATGGCGCCACCCGTTTTCCGATTTGCCCCCAGCCCGAATGGCCACTTGCATCTCGGCCACGCTTACTCCGCGCTGCTGAACCTCGACCGCGCGCGTGAGAGCGGCGGGCGGCTGTTGCTGCGGATCGAGGACATCGACGCGACGCGCTGCCGGCCGGAATACGAGACCGCGATCTACCAGGACCTCGCCTGGCTGGGGATCGTCTGGGAGACGCCGGTGCGCCGGCAGTCGGAGCATCTCGCCGACTATCGTGCCGCGCTGGAACAGCTCTCGGCGCTCGGTCTCGTCTATCCCGCTTTTGAAAGCCGCGCAGAAATCGCAAAGCTCGTCGCTGCGCGCGAGGCGGATGGGCCGTGGCCGCGCGATCCCGACGGTGCGCCGCTTTATCCTGGCGACGCGAAGTCACTTCCCGCGGGCGAACGGTCGCGCCTGATCGATTCAGGCGCGCCTTACGCGCTGCGCCTCGACATGGCGGCGGCCTGCCGGCGGCTCTCCGGCCTGACCTGGAACGAGTTGGGCGAGGGCCCCGAGGGCGAGCGCGGCACGGTCGCCGCGCGGCCTGAGGCCTGGGGGGACGTCGTCCTGGCCCGCAAGGAGACCCCGACCAGCTACCATCTGTCCGTGGTGGTCGACGACGCGCTGCAGGGCGTGAGCGAAATCGTGCGCGGCCAGGACTTGTTTCACGCCACCTCGGTCCATCGCCTGCTTCAGGCTTTGCTCGGGCTGCCCGAACCCGCCTATCGCCATCACCCCCTGATTCGCGATGCGGAGGGGCGGAAGCTGTCGAAATCAGATCGCTCGACCGGCCTGCGAGAGTTGCGCGCGGCTGGTTCCTCGCCCGCCGGTATCCGCCTGTTCGTGGGATTAGGCTAA
- a CDS encoding DNA-3-methyladenine glycosylase family protein: MTIHLETQSDLEEAVHTLVKRDPRLKPVLDIAGMPALRRREPGFAGLAHIVCGQQLSTASAAAIWGRLSAAFDPFDHEAVRRARTDRLGRLGLSAAKIKTLKHLAREIIAERLNLDVLAEEDADAAHHTLISLPGIGPWTADVYLLFCLGHGDAWPAGDLAVQEGIKVGLGLQARPTEKQMAPLAEPWRPLRGAAAHLWWSYYRAVKKREGVITGEANAVSSNVAVTKRTAAKEMPARKKPGPSP, from the coding sequence ATGACGATCCACCTCGAAACCCAGTCCGATCTCGAAGAAGCTGTCCACACGCTGGTCAAGCGCGATCCGCGGCTCAAGCCCGTGCTTGATATCGCGGGCATGCCGGCGTTGCGGCGGCGTGAGCCGGGCTTTGCGGGGCTTGCCCATATCGTCTGCGGACAGCAGCTTTCGACCGCGAGCGCGGCGGCGATCTGGGGACGGCTGTCCGCCGCCTTCGATCCGTTCGATCACGAGGCGGTGCGCCGCGCCCGCACCGACCGCCTGGGACGGCTCGGCCTGTCCGCCGCCAAGATCAAGACGCTGAAACATCTCGCACGCGAGATCATCGCCGAGCGGCTGAACCTCGACGTGCTCGCGGAAGAAGATGCTGACGCCGCGCATCACACGCTGATCTCACTGCCCGGCATCGGACCATGGACCGCCGACGTCTATCTGTTGTTCTGCCTCGGCCATGGCGATGCCTGGCCCGCCGGCGATCTCGCTGTGCAGGAAGGCATCAAGGTCGGGCTTGGCCTTCAGGCACGACCGACGGAAAAGCAGATGGCGCCGCTCGCCGAACCCTGGCGCCCCCTGCGTGGCGCCGCCGCACATCTGTGGTGGAGCTACTATCGCGCGGTGAAGAAGCGCGAGGGCGTCATCACCGGCGAAGCGAACGCTGTTTCAAGCAATGTTGCTGTTACAAAGCGCACGGCCGCCAAGGAGATGCCGGCACGGAAAAAGCCGGGACCTTCACCATGA
- a CDS encoding flavin-containing monooxygenase has protein sequence MLDRTRDMAVSVQAWLDEFERALSKPDRAALDRLFLADCFWRDVLALSWNLQTIAGRDTITQALTTLAPEAAPNNFRIAPNRAAPRWVTRAGTNNIEAIFSFETALGRGSGIVRLVPDAADGDRLKAWTLLSALEELKGFEEQLGASRPRGQAYSRDFRGPNWLDLRNASRDYADRDPAVLVVGGGQAGLAIAARLKQLQIDTLIVDRGARIGDVWRKRYHALTLHNQVQVNHMPYMPFPPSWPTYIPKDKLANWFEAYVDAMELNFWTGTEFEGGTYDEAKGHWTVTLRRADGSQRTMHPRHVIMATGVSGIANIPDIPTLDRFKGTLLHSSRYEDGENWSGKRAIVIGTGNSGHDIAQDLHSSGAEVTLVQRSPTLITNIEPSAQLAYATYNEGSLEDNDLIAASMPTPLAKKTHVMLTEQSKELDKELLDGLRGIGFKLDYGEAGTGWQFKYLTRGGGYYFNVGCSNLIVKGAIKLKQFEDIESFTADGAQMKDGTAIPADLVVLSTGYKPQEYLVRKLFGDGIADRVGPIWGFGDGFELRNMYARTGQPGLWFIAGSLAQCRINSKFLALQIKAIEEGILPREVGPV, from the coding sequence ATGCTGGATCGCACGAGGGATATGGCCGTTTCCGTGCAGGCCTGGCTCGATGAATTCGAGCGCGCGCTCAGCAAGCCGGATCGCGCCGCGCTGGACCGTCTCTTCCTCGCTGACTGCTTTTGGCGCGATGTGCTGGCGCTGAGCTGGAACCTGCAAACGATCGCGGGCCGCGATACAATCACGCAGGCGTTGACCACGCTCGCCCCCGAAGCGGCGCCAAACAATTTCAGGATTGCGCCGAACCGCGCAGCGCCGCGCTGGGTGACACGCGCGGGCACCAACAACATCGAAGCCATCTTCAGTTTCGAGACTGCACTCGGCCGTGGCAGCGGCATCGTGAGGCTCGTACCCGACGCCGCCGACGGCGATCGTCTGAAGGCGTGGACGCTGCTCTCTGCGCTCGAGGAGCTCAAGGGCTTCGAGGAGCAGCTCGGCGCCTCACGGCCGCGGGGGCAGGCCTATTCGCGCGATTTCCGCGGGCCGAACTGGCTCGATTTGCGCAACGCCTCGCGCGACTATGCCGATCGCGATCCCGCCGTGCTGGTGGTCGGCGGCGGCCAGGCCGGGCTTGCGATCGCCGCGAGGCTGAAGCAATTGCAGATCGACACGCTGATCGTCGATCGCGGGGCGCGGATCGGCGACGTCTGGAGGAAGCGCTATCACGCGCTGACCCTGCACAACCAGGTGCAGGTCAATCACATGCCCTACATGCCGTTCCCGCCGAGCTGGCCGACCTACATCCCCAAGGACAAGCTCGCAAACTGGTTCGAGGCTTACGTTGATGCGATGGAGCTGAACTTCTGGACCGGCACCGAGTTCGAGGGCGGCACTTACGACGAAGCCAAGGGGCACTGGACCGTCACGCTGCGCCGGGCCGACGGCAGCCAGCGCACCATGCATCCCCGCCATGTGATCATGGCGACCGGCGTCAGCGGCATCGCCAACATCCCTGATATTCCGACGCTCGATCGCTTCAAGGGCACGCTGCTGCATTCGAGCCGCTACGAGGACGGCGAAAACTGGAGCGGCAAGCGCGCCATCGTCATCGGCACCGGCAACAGCGGCCATGACATCGCGCAGGATCTTCATTCCAGCGGGGCCGAGGTGACGCTGGTGCAGCGGTCGCCGACCCTGATCACCAATATCGAGCCATCAGCGCAACTTGCCTACGCGACCTACAATGAGGGCTCTCTGGAGGACAACGATCTGATCGCGGCTTCGATGCCGACGCCGCTTGCGAAGAAGACCCATGTGATGCTGACCGAGCAGTCGAAGGAGCTCGACAAGGAGCTGCTCGACGGCCTCCGCGGCATCGGCTTCAAGCTCGACTACGGCGAGGCCGGCACCGGGTGGCAATTCAAATACCTCACCCGCGGCGGCGGCTATTATTTCAACGTCGGCTGCTCCAACCTGATCGTCAAGGGTGCGATCAAGCTGAAGCAGTTCGAGGACATCGAGAGTTTTACGGCCGACGGCGCCCAGATGAAGGACGGCACGGCTATTCCGGCCGATCTCGTCGTGCTCTCCACCGGCTACAAGCCGCAGGAATATCTGGTGCGAAAGCTGTTCGGCGACGGCATCGCCGACCGCGTTGGCCCGATCTGGGGTTTTGGCGACGGCTTCGAGTTGCGCAACATGTATGCGCGCACCGGACAGCCCGGCCTGTGGTTTATCGCCGGCAGCCTCGCGCAATGCCGGATCAATTCGAAATTCCTCGCGCTCCAGATCAAGGCGATCGAGGAAGGCATTTTGCCGCGTGAGGTGGGTCCAGTGTGA